One genomic region from Sulfurimonas sp. hsl 1-7 encodes:
- the maf gene encoding septum formation inhibitor Maf, translating to MRIRLASSSETRALLLQNAEIDFIQESVEFDEESIVATSPKNFVYQATLGKYEANLKAFGINDYPLLVADTVVTSQNQILRKAKCKDDARNILLTQSGNITSIITCMIYHSQTKKIVDISKTDYIFDEFDHDDLESYLESGMWRGKAGGCMVEGFCKSYIKDVRGYESTAMGLSVEVLKRFM from the coding sequence ATGCGTATTAGACTTGCTTCTTCATCTGAGACTCGTGCACTTTTACTGCAAAATGCAGAGATAGACTTTATTCAAGAGAGTGTAGAGTTTGATGAAGAGAGCATAGTTGCAACCTCTCCAAAAAACTTCGTATATCAGGCAACACTTGGAAAGTATGAAGCAAATCTCAAAGCTTTTGGGATTAATGATTATCCACTTTTAGTTGCCGATACCGTTGTTACCTCACAAAACCAAATTCTTCGAAAAGCAAAATGTAAAGATGATGCTCGTAATATTTTACTAACGCAAAGTGGAAATATTACAAGTATTATCACTTGCATGATCTACCATTCACAAACAAAGAAGATAGTAGATATCTCTAAAACAGATTATATCTTTGATGAGTTTGATCATGATGATTTAGAGAGTTATTTAGAAAGCGGCATGTGGCGTGGAAAAGCGGGCGGCTGTATGGTAGAAGGGTTTTGCAAGTCGTATATTAAAGATGTACGCGGGTATGAAAGTACTGCAATGGGACTCAGTGTAGAAGTGCTCAAGAGGTTTATGTAG
- a CDS encoding sensor domain-containing diguanylate cyclase, translated as MNIFNNRKIYIFLASFISILMVASYYYFDFVNAKKHEMQEENYKHQATSMQSRVAQMIYEKQKATLAIALVLSQDQRLIEEIKHRKVHRQYYKELVKKLKQDTEYKNIWFNIIDKDLNSVYRSWTNRRGDDLTNVRADLAEVLKTKKVLYTISSGKFTVAIKAIVPIMESNRVVGILELISHFNSIEKGLKKSKIDSVVMLNKKHTQKLQYPFTETFLEGYYIANFDVPKEKLEYLQREGVENYFSTGYKIENGYMIVSYPIVDFNKETLGYYIMFQKLADISTDDEEFFIFKWVAIGFIFILILAGMVNLVLFYLLARQKSYIKNIIDSSTNIVVINDKNRIIDVNQTFFKYFSKEKDIDEFKDRYGCICELFVHEEGYITRYMDGELWIDYILNNPEKRNKVKINYNNQSYYFTVGVSLVSEEKGYYSAIFSDVTNEEMYKIKLEKLTITDSLTNIGNRRFYKTKIEETISLAKRYKFPIAVIMIDIDHFKRVNDKHGHGVGDNVLIEYTKLISTMIREADIFCRMGGEEFVIIVPYADAQKGAKLAEKVRKKVAEHKVVLPITMSFGVTEYILGEDSDHLLTRADEALYQAKANGRNQVVTR; from the coding sequence ATGAATATTTTCAACAACCGTAAGATCTATATATTCTTAGCAAGTTTTATCTCTATTTTAATGGTAGCTTCGTATTACTACTTTGATTTTGTAAATGCTAAAAAACATGAGATGCAAGAAGAGAATTACAAGCATCAAGCAACAAGTATGCAGTCTCGTGTAGCTCAGATGATTTACGAAAAACAAAAAGCTACTTTAGCAATTGCTTTAGTGCTCTCTCAAGATCAACGTCTAATTGAAGAGATAAAGCACAGAAAAGTTCATAGACAATATTATAAAGAGTTAGTAAAAAAATTAAAACAAGATACAGAGTATAAAAACATATGGTTCAATATAATAGATAAAGATTTAAACTCAGTATATAGAAGCTGGACCAATAGACGCGGAGATGACTTAACAAATGTAAGAGCTGATCTTGCAGAGGTTCTAAAAACAAAAAAAGTTCTCTATACAATAAGTTCTGGAAAGTTTACTGTTGCGATTAAGGCAATAGTGCCAATAATGGAATCAAATCGTGTAGTTGGTATACTTGAGCTGATTTCACACTTTAACTCTATAGAAAAAGGTCTTAAAAAATCTAAGATAGATTCTGTAGTTATGCTAAATAAAAAACATACTCAAAAACTGCAGTATCCTTTCACCGAAACCTTTTTAGAGGGGTATTACATCGCAAACTTTGATGTTCCAAAAGAGAAACTGGAGTATCTGCAACGCGAGGGGGTAGAGAACTATTTCTCTACTGGGTATAAGATTGAAAACGGTTACATGATAGTATCTTATCCAATAGTTGATTTTAACAAAGAGACTCTTGGGTACTATATAATGTTTCAAAAGTTGGCGGATATATCTACCGATGATGAAGAGTTTTTCATCTTTAAGTGGGTAGCAATCGGATTTATCTTTATCCTTATCTTAGCAGGTATGGTAAATCTTGTACTTTTTTATCTTTTAGCACGTCAAAAATCTTATATAAAAAATATTATAGACTCTTCAACAAATATAGTTGTTATAAACGACAAAAACAGAATTATAGATGTTAATCAAACATTTTTTAAGTACTTCTCAAAAGAGAAGGATATTGACGAGTTTAAAGATAGATACGGGTGTATATGTGAACTTTTTGTACATGAAGAGGGATATATAACGAGATATATGGACGGCGAATTATGGATCGATTACATCCTGAACAATCCTGAAAAAAGAAACAAGGTTAAAATCAATTATAACAATCAAAGCTACTATTTTACGGTAGGTGTTTCACTGGTTTCTGAAGAGAAAGGGTACTACAGTGCTATTTTTTCCGATGTAACCAATGAAGAGATGTATAAAATAAAATTGGAAAAATTAACTATTACGGATTCATTGACAAATATTGGTAACAGACGCTTTTACAAAACAAAAATTGAAGAGACCATCTCCCTTGCAAAACGTTACAAGTTCCCTATAGCAGTTATTATGATAGATATAGATCATTTTAAACGAGTGAACGATAAACACGGTCACGGTGTCGGGGATAATGTACTGATTGAGTACACAAAACTGATCTCTACAATGATTAGAGAGGCAGACATCTTTTGTAGAATGGGCGGTGAAGAGTTTGTGATTATCGTCCCGTATGCAGATGCTCAAAAAGGTGCAAAGTTAGCAGAAAAAGTAAGAAAAAAAGTAGCTGAACATAAAGTAGTGTTACCGATTACTATGAGTTTCGGTGTAACCGAATATATCCTAGGTGAAGATTCGGATCATCTTTTAACCAGAGCGGATGAAGCACTTTATCAAGCAAAAGCAAACGGTAGAAATCAAGTAGTAACCAGATGA